One genomic segment of Osmia bicornis bicornis chromosome 16, iOsmBic2.1, whole genome shotgun sequence includes these proteins:
- the LOC114879502 gene encoding forkhead box protein C1-like — protein sequence MPRPSRDTYGDQKPPYSYISLTAMAIWSSRDKMLPLAEIYKFIADRFPYYRKDTRRWQNSLRHNLSFNDCFIKVPRGPHRPGKGAYWALHPAALSMFENGSLLRRRKRFKLHKPDKELLKSELQALASAMPPPPHSESSPVITINPSAQTNGLTVANLHRLRDDLLRWELHERRLGMTSGGNSSPGFSAPEAGSSYYLLSPEVRQRLAGTDEILRGYENNLLQTGSWSFPGFQVSPYVSQLSYFQTDIPDSRQICPGATETSISDKTESRPFLDTGGRSSNSEPDGKLRSSSILEAGISSQTSIQPEQQKKKKKPFTIENIIAPDDQQMSGNMEDEKRGHLLVPRPLYAGFPFGLSTAKVPYETAT from the exons ATGCCTCGGCCGTCGAGGGACACTTACGGCGATCAAAAGCCACCCTATTCTTACATCTCGTTGACCGCGATGGCGATTTGGTCGTCGAGGGATAAAATGTTACCCCTCGCGGAAATCTACAAATTCATCGCCGATCGATTCCCTTACTACAGGAAGGACACCAGGAGGTGGCAGAACTCTTTGAGGCACAATTTGTCCTTCAACGACTGCTTCATCAAG GTGCCCAGAGGACCCCATCGCCCAGGCAAAGGTGCGTACTGGGCGCTTCACCCAGCCGCCCTCTCGATGTTCGAGAACGGTTCGCTGCTTCGTCGTCGGAAACGGTTCAAGCTGCACAAACCCGACAAGGAGTTGCTGAAATCGGAACTCCAGGCACTGGCGTCGGCCATGCCGCCGCCTCCCCACTCGGAGTCCTCGCCGGTCATCACGATAAACCCGAGCGCCCAAACGAATGGCCTGACGGTCGCGAATCTGCACCGCCTTCGCGACGATCTGCTCCGTTGGGAGCTGCACGAGCGTCGCCTCGGGATGACTTCCGGCGGGAACAGCTCTCCCGGCTTCTccgcaccggaagccggctcCAGCTACTATCTGCTGTCGCCGGAAGTTCGACAGAGACTCGCCGGGACCGACGAGATCCTTCGCGGCTACGAGAACAACCTCCTCCAAACGGGTAGCTGGAGCTTCCCCGGGTTCCAGGTGTCCCCGTACGTCTCTCAGCTGTCCTACTTTCAAACCGACATACCGGACAGCAGACAAATCTGTCCCGGCGCCACGGAGACCAGCATCTCCGACAAGACTGAGTCCAGACCGTTCCTGGACACCGGGGGAAGGAGCAGCAATTCAGAGCCCGATGGCAAGCTTCGTTCCTCTTCCATTTTGGAGGCCGGCATCTCCAGTCAGACGAGCATCCAACCCGAGcaacagaagaagaagaagaaacccTTCACCATTGAGAACATCATAGCCCCCGATGATCAACAAATGTCCGGGAACATGGAAGACGAGAAGAGAGGACATCTACTCGTCCCCCGACCTCTCTACGCGGGATTCCCGTTCGGTCTGTCCACCGCCAAGGTACCATACGAGACTGCTACCTGA